One candidate division KSB1 bacterium DNA window includes the following coding sequences:
- a CDS encoding aminopeptidase has translation MKDPRHVDLAKVLVHHSLKLKPGQKVLVETTDVGPEFIGTLIDTICAAGGFPVLEQKMAATQRALYLNATEARMKFIGDCELDRMKRVDAYIAVRGVTNAKEMTDVPGEQMSLYETHWMYPVHMLERMKKRWVVLRFPSGPLAQLARMSTAAFEDFYYRVCVGVDWAQADRAVQPAAAFMRKTDRVHIKGPADTDLKFSIKNIGVTPCCGVMNIPDLELFTAPVRDSVEGVIHYNCPSTYRGFTFENIRLRFERGKIVEATANDTKRINEVFNTDEGARYVGEFSLGFHPHIMDPMDDILFDEKINGSMHFTPGKAYEAEADNGNRSAIHWDLVMIQRPDYGGGEIYFDDVLIRKDGRFVHEAFLGMNPENLSR, from the coding sequence ATGAAAGACCCGCGTCATGTTGATTTGGCGAAAGTACTGGTTCATCATTCCCTCAAACTGAAGCCCGGCCAAAAGGTCCTCGTCGAGACGACGGACGTGGGTCCGGAATTCATCGGCACGCTGATCGACACGATATGCGCGGCGGGCGGTTTTCCGGTCCTGGAGCAGAAGATGGCGGCGACTCAGCGCGCGTTGTATCTGAACGCGACCGAAGCTCGCATGAAGTTCATCGGCGACTGCGAACTCGACCGGATGAAACGCGTGGATGCTTACATTGCGGTGCGCGGCGTCACGAACGCCAAGGAAATGACGGATGTTCCCGGCGAGCAGATGTCGCTCTATGAAACGCACTGGATGTATCCGGTTCACATGCTGGAGCGCATGAAGAAGCGCTGGGTGGTGCTGCGCTTCCCGTCGGGTCCATTGGCGCAACTCGCCCGCATGTCCACCGCAGCGTTTGAGGATTTCTACTACCGGGTTTGCGTCGGCGTGGATTGGGCGCAGGCGGATCGCGCGGTACAGCCGGCGGCGGCGTTCATGCGGAAGACGGATCGCGTGCACATTAAGGGCCCGGCGGACACCGATCTGAAGTTTTCGATCAAGAATATCGGAGTGACTCCGTGCTGCGGAGTCATGAACATTCCCGATCTTGAGCTGTTCACGGCTCCCGTGCGCGATTCGGTTGAGGGGGTTATTCATTATAATTGTCCGTCCACCTATCGCGGCTTCACGTTTGAGAACATCCGCCTGCGGTTCGAGCGGGGTAAGATCGTCGAGGCCACCGCCAACGATACGAAGCGCATCAACGAGGTCTTCAACACCGACGAGGGCGCGCGGTATGTCGGCGAGTTTTCGCTGGGCTTTCATCCGCACATCATGGATCCGATGGATGACATTCTGTTTGACGAAAAGATCAACGGATCGATGCATTTCACGCCGGGCAAGGCCTACGAGGCGGAGGCGGATAACGGCAATCGTTCGGCGATCCATTGGGATTTGGTGATGATACAGCGACCCGATTACGGCGGCGGCGAAATCTACTTCGACGACGTGCTGATCCGCAAGGACGGGCGCTTCGTCCACGAGGCGTTTCTGGGCATGAATCCGGAGAATTTGTCGCGGTAG